The Candidatus Koribacter versatilis Ellin345 genome has a segment encoding these proteins:
- a CDS encoding prepilin-type N-terminal cleavage/methylation domain-containing protein, with amino-acid sequence MAAEKGFSLIELLIVVAIILIIAAIAIPNLLRSRMAANEASAVGSLRTINTAEMTYSSAYPDVGFTLTLTNLAGPTRICDTGSRRATSTRACLIDNVLGAGTKSGYTFVLSGAAAATPQSLYSIAASPITVGSTGQRGFYSDETGVIRYNQTGSATSNDNALQ; translated from the coding sequence ATGGCGGCAGAAAAAGGTTTCTCGCTAATTGAACTGCTGATTGTGGTGGCGATCATCCTGATCATCGCCGCGATCGCAATCCCAAATTTGTTGCGGTCCCGCATGGCGGCGAACGAAGCATCGGCCGTCGGCTCACTCCGCACCATCAACACCGCGGAAATGACTTACTCCTCCGCCTATCCCGACGTCGGTTTCACCCTGACCCTCACAAACCTTGCGGGCCCCACGCGTATCTGCGATACCGGTAGCCGCCGCGCGACTTCCACGCGCGCCTGTCTCATCGACAACGTTCTCGGTGCTGGCACTAAGAGCGGTTACACGTTCGTCCTCAGCGGCGCCGCCGCCGCCACTCCGCAGTCGCTCTACTCCATTGCCGCGAGCCCAATCACGGTCGGTTCCACCGGTCAGCGCGGATTCTACAGCGACGAAACCGGAGTCATTCGCTACAACCAAACCGGCTCAGCAACCTCGAACGACAACGCGCTGCAATAG